GCCTTCATCGTATATATTATTCCGTTATTCACTTTACTGCTGGGTATTGCAATAAGCAGCAGCTTATTGCCTATGATTGGGGTTAAGAAATATACAGAAATATTTACTGCCTTCATTGGATTCACATTTATGGCAGCTGCTTTTATTGGCATTAAAAGAAAAGAAAAAGATCTAAAAACCAAAAGAAAGTATGTACCTATCATTACAGAAATTGTTCTTAACGAAGAAAAGAAGATCTAAGTTTTTAGATCTTCTTTCTTTTTCTAAAGGAATTTA
The sequence above is drawn from the Clostridium formicaceticum genome and encodes:
- a CDS encoding SoxR reducing system RseC family protein; this translates as MKQCGVVTEVLDTTAKVLMQRHSSCGSCNACKMGQEDMKMEIEAINQVKAQVGQRVEVDMEGQNVLAAAFIVYIIPLFTLLLGIAISSSLLPMIGVKKYTEIFTAFIGFTFMAAAFIGIKRKEKDLKTKRKYVPIITEIVLNEEKKI